A stretch of DNA from Ciona intestinalis chromosome 8, KH, whole genome shotgun sequence:
TAAGCAAGCCAGGGAACTTATGCCAGAACTTTCCCATTGGCGTATATAATACAAATTCAAGATAAAAATAGCGGACTTTATTCTATCACAGGTTATCGTGACGCCCAAATTGCCTTCGTTCGTTCCCATGACGATACACAGAAGCACCGACACTCAAGTAGCCCCCCCAGAAGTGCGCTGTTCCTTGTAATATACGCACCAAGACGTGGCCTGCTTGAGATCTGGTCGTGTATTAACGGGCCGAGGGTTGGAGCTTTTAATATCAGTAAAAATGCAAGGTAACACTGGGTTTTGGTGGTTgttagttaaaaaaagtttgggaaacaCTGTCAATTTTACACGAAACTTGTATGTAAATggattgtattaaaatatatggtttttcttaaaaattttaaagctaTTCTGTGAATACTGGTTTTTAActtaggcgccaaacctggggtggcagggtgggcaggcctacCCTTGAATTTTCTGctctgcattaatcagtaatattacaaccaacaaaatgaaataatttgactagattgtgtgtctaactatccctgcctgcTGCCTCCCATGCTTTTATATGGATTGACgcctatattttaaactaaaactaataacttgttttaactctccaaactttaaattatGTGAAAGCATTCACCCAATAATGTCCATGTTTGTAGGTTACTTTGTCCCGGTTACAAAATGTTTGGTATGAACAACTCCAGTACTACACATACACCTAGCATGCTTGAGTGCTGTGTGTTGGGTACAGATGGTGAGGTACAAGTTATAACGGTTCCTTTCCATCTTGCATTGAGGTGGGCTATCATTGATAAGAGATTTATTGAATAACTTGTACtacaattataatattatgCGTATATGCTGAACATGAATAAGATATAGTGAATTGCATTATGtatacgtatagtagggtggggaagttgggacacctttggcacataatatccaaatatccaaatcgtgttttaaacaattaacaacggcctataagagtcgtgaggatatagttttataattctttcaatgttctttgtttactaccaaatgggctgagaaaatagagttaaaaagtgtcccatattcccccaccctaatgtatatattattagaAATACACATTAAATAAGAAACTGAGCCAAAATTGACATTCAATTTTTCTACCTCGACTTTAACCATATTCTCATTCAAACCATAAAGACAACATTTTACATAGTGACCCTGGAAGCCACAAAGCTCGAGACATTCATCTTTTAAAGAAAGTTGGTCAATTACTTCATAAGAAGAAAACAGGTGCCGTGATTATTTAAGTAGCATTTCACTATGGGTTGTTTggattgtcagccatatataatataaagaaaaaatgacaaaatcaccaaaaatcaatcacccacaaagttacatacgtggtaacttgtaagcaggcaagagatgtatgaaacagaacacccgtgttatagcaactgttgttgccccgcatgcaaggataaataagttacactaaTTCATTTACTACACacagttataacataaataagttacattcattcactacACATAATTACAACACATCACCTCACAGAATCCACCGAGATAGTTAAACTTCTCCTTGAGATGCGTCTCCCATCCTTCCAGCAACAAGGGGTGGTCAAACTTATGCAAAACAAATCTATCGAgataaatgttttgaaaagtTGTTTGGAACAAGTGTTGGAaagaacaaaacaaagtaagcATGtggattatgatgtcacaaatatctattttgctgtaaaataaaaccagtGTGTAGGGCTGTAGGCTATTGTAGTCATAGATGCCTAGCCTTTTAAAAATGGGGGTCTTTTAGGACATATGTCCCATTATTTAAATGTCCCATATCATAAATAAAGAAGGGAggaagcattttttttaatattttcagaaCCAATGTAAAATTGCAATGCTAAAAGTCCTTGTTAAAAAGGTTGTCTCAGTCTTTCAGCCACATACGTTTAAAATCTTGCAATAAACTGTAGTATCACTACAGGTATATTATATCACTGTTATATCTAAAACCCTtgtaataaacatacatacatataacCGCAGGTGTAAAACGAGATGatcaaaattttgttgaaTTCCTTCAATTCCATTCTCATGTCGTGAATCTTTATGAACAGATGAACAAACTTAATAATTCAGCCTCATATGAAAAATCTCATGAACCAAAGGTGATCATTTATTTTGGTTATCTTTGTTAAATGCTTGTTGGTGTGACGTGTGGTATAATAATATGATTACTTTACTATATGCTTGTCTTTATAGTGGTTAAATCCGTGGTTTATTTTGCCGCACTTCACTTTTGTAGAATAGTTTCAAAGTAAATTCTGATTCAATGTCTGATTTATTAATTAGCAtatttggggtaatgggccaactttagcctaaatctcaggtcccatgacgtacctcactgtaggacctcacccatatagaatagaacatggTTTGGGGCCAGCATAAGATTGATTATTAACCTCACCCTACACTACCCATAGGCAGCAGAAGGGCTTGTAGAACTTCTAAACATCAGCAAAAGTGAAGCAGATAACGCAATACAACTACAAGATGATTATCTTAACTCTGGTTGTCTGCcttctgttttgtttaagGTAACTTTATTCTGTGATTTTGTATTGtaatgtataatgtataaacGAATTATACCTTGACAATGAGCATGGGATATAtcaatacaccatgtgtgtctagttTATAAGAAGATATATATAgaactgtagggtaagatgggacacctttagaacataatatcccatatttcctgatcgtgttttaaacaattaacaacggtctatggaagtcgtgaggatacggttttataattctttgaatgttctttgtttactaccaaaatctAACCTTATACTACAGGAAGACCACTCAGTCCGAATCTCCGAGTTTATATCTTGCGTCTCAATTGATGTTGACGTCCCATCCATGTCAAAACTACCATTGGATGATGAAGCAAAGTTGCATATATTTGGTATGCGTTGACTTGTGTGCAATATTggtggccaactctggtttaaatcctaggtcccatggcatgcctcgctgtaggacctcacccatatagaatagaatgtgcaaatacaatgttggggtaatgggccaactctggcctaaatcacaTATCCTTTGGCATTTTGTGGGACTTCACTATTACGGAATAGAATGtcaaacacaattttattaGAGCTTGTGTATATTGTTACTGCCGGGctttgtataaatacaaactTCTTGGCGCACCAATAAATTGACCAATATTCGACAAATTACCATGCATAAACAGAAAGTCAGACACTCAttccctatatatatatgtatatatatatagtattatcATATACTCTTATTTTCCAGGTAAATTCATTTTCCATTCTTCGTTATTTGGCAATGTATCCCCACATGAAGTGCTACAAACCATAGATAACAATATACAATTTGCAAAGAAAGATTTGCTTCGTGCTTTGTTCGTTTATTGGCAGGAGAATGAAAGGCTTGCATTAGATGGTAAGTAGATTGTTTATATCAGCCGTTCCCAAAGTGGGGTCCAATTACCAGcggtctaagggagtcgtgaggatacagttttataattcttttgaatgttctttgtttgctaccaaatacgatgagaaaatagaataaaaaagtgtcccatcttccccaatcctactatacaatacgaacattataaaaacttgaacaaaaattttttaccaGATATTTCTGAAACTTCCAGCAAACTCCtcacttttgtaaaattgctGAGTCGGCACGAACATAACGCTGACTCATCATGTGACTCGAGCTCCTCCTGGTGGGCGTGGATACGCACGGAAGTTTGCGTCCCGTCCATGAAACCATTCGCAGCTTACCTGGTATCGCTTGTATGCAGATCAGTGGCTATTGCTTTCAAAGCCACAAACGAAAAGGTTGGTTCATAACTTCAAGACTTTTCATAATcttgtaataatttttaccCCATAACTTgcatttatttagaaaatcTAGAGTGCAGAGataaaacatcatttaaaGATGGCTTTAAACCATTTCCAATACTGCTTGGCTCCCAAATTACTCATTGGTTCATAATTGGTAAATTTCAAATCTTCTTTTATCCTCACAGGGTGAAGCCAAGGATGCTGTTATCACAGAAGGGGAACCACCCACCTATGAGGAATCATGCCATGGTACAAAGGAAGCCACCATGAATATGGGTGAGgcttatttatatagtagggtgggggcagacaggtcacctttagcacataatatcaaatactgattgtgttttaaacaattaacaacgttcaaTGGGAattgtgagaatacagttatataattctttgaatgttttttgtttactaccaaatgggacgagaaaatagaatgaaaaggtgtcccatcttcccccaccttactgtatatTAATGTAGCCGTACTATGTGATGCATGATTGGTGTTTAGATATCACACATATTGTATTTGGAACAATACATATTAAGCTTCATACAGTTTTgcatttgttatttttctcACAAGCAATTGCCGCATACATTTTTGTAACTGGtaccttttaataaaatacagcaataatttacaatatatttccTTATTCAACAGAATGGGAAACATTATGGGTTGATTTGGAGCATTGGAATCTTGTTGTTACTCAGTTGGAGGATTGTGTTGCTGTGAACACTTGTATTGGGATGGCTAAGAAACTATCTGTGAGTATGAATGTATattgtgtgtgtgtatatCTTGATATATTATGggcataggcaccaaacttaAAATGCAAAAGAGGCATGGGTAGTTAAACATGCttttctatgaaacaaattaaacttattgatttcaatgtttactaattaatgcagtgcagtaAATTTCAGGGAATGCCTGCCTACcgtgccaccccaggtttggagCTGACTTGgatatattgtaaataatttgtgGTCCAGTATCTTAATGGTTTGGTGTTTGTATAACTGAAagataccaggttcaatgcttggtgctgccaccattgtggcgtatgtgtccttgtgcaagacactttaaagacattactccaacccagtggtcactatttaGTTGTAGGAGGGTcgagggtaatgggccaactctagcACACTGCCTAAATCTccggtcccatggcatgccatgctgtaggacctcacccatatagaatgttggggtaatgggccaactctggcttaaatcccaggtcccatggtgtgcctcgctgtaggacccacccatatagaatagaatgttaaataataatatccaCAGCTCCCAGAGGAAGCTGTCAATGTTTCTGTTCATGATTTGTTGAATAATGGGCCTGGTTTTATATCGGAGTTGGTGGCACGTGTCGTATCTTCGTGCAATCTCCATCCTAATGTTGTTGATGGTGGGATTCAGGAGGGTCGTGCGGATATAGAGGGGAATTTAATAGGTTGGTAATCGCTGGTATTTCTTTGGTTGTTTGGAACAATAATTAATATGAATGTGtttagcttatttatcctcgcatggtggggcaacaacagtcattataacacgagtgttatgtttcatatgcACCTTGgccagcctacgagttaccacgtttgtaacttttgggggtgattgttttttctattcttgtcattttagacaacccataataGCTGACAATTCAGGCAAGCTGTCAAGTTACTTGCCTTTAGATTTAAACATCATGTATATCGTTAGATTTCCtccacacaaagttacagaGGAGATTCCCAGTTAGTTTGTCTTCCAACACCCTTCATGCTCATTGTTGTTGGGAGGATGTGGTGGCCTGGAATAAAGACCCTGAGGTCGGTGGTGTTTATTATTGTCACGTTATGATGGTATTTATGTgatattctgttctatatgtaTAAGGTCCTGAAACAAGGCACCCTatggggcctgggatttaaaccACAGTTTGcatgttaccccaacattgaCGAAAATTCTCATTActcgaaaataaaaaaaacattcttatTTAAGGTTATTTCCCTCTTATCACGGTCTGTTGCACACATAGAGAAAATCAAATGCGACCCTCACGTACAACATGGGCTAGCATTGCTTGCATGGCATACTTTTGTGGGGAAGAAGTTTCTAGCATTGGCTAAACTTATCGACAAAGTTGGAAAATCACCAAAAGACAGACTTTGTAGAAAGGCATGTacatgtttgtgttttatattcttgttttgattatttttgggcattatttatatttaacctttaaaacaaaagtgtattttttgactttgttAGACTCACACTGTCCTATTTTGACTTTGTCAGgcactgctaccattttgggcgtatgtgtccttgagcaagacactaaTTGGAATACTCTGATGATGTCTCGCTGAAGGTCTTAGTTTCACTTTGTTTGGCCTACACCTAGATCAtacttttggtttaaaattatctATTTGTATCATATGTACTTTGGGTgggatcttctggcaattgtttggTCTGTGATTTAGAACCGATGTTTTTCTGCCATTCAGCGAGACATTATAAGCTATCCCAATTAGTCCCttgcttaaggacacatacggcaaaatggtagcagcgtcgggcgtatgtgtccttgggcaagggtataaacacctgtgttataacgactgtcgttttccggccactcgtggataaagtaagttacatttattcattaacaaCACAACCAACCACCCCCATACACAGGACGTAGGCATCAGTGACTCCAGCATGTCTGACTTTTGTCGATGTTGCAATCTTCTTCTACAAACCATCTCCGATGTTGATCCCGATCAATTCCCTCATCCTGGACATCCAGAGGAGAATGATCCTGTCAACCCAGGTAAGTTGTCATGATGTTTAAAACTGGGGAGCTAAAACTTAGAATGTcacccgtgttttaaaagtttgtaattCGCCACCCCATGTTTGGGGTAAATGAAAAACATGTTACCACCACAAAACACATTGACCAACTAACTACACCacatattctgttacttctgataccaggcataatataaataatattttagtggctcatctggtataaaaacgtagtatAGTTCCAACGTTTCCCTGATGAATctcgccgtatggcagacgaaacgctggaaatacactacgttttttataccagatgagccactaaattattgtttaactaGTTAACTACACCACTTGACCACACcttacttttttaacaatattatcTCACCTAACAAAACCTCCACGCAGATGAGAGTCGTTCTGGTGACAATCTAATGTATGAAGATGCATGGCGCGATGCGGTTGGCAAACAATCTATTGTTGAAATGTCTCGTGAGCAACTGACGGCTAACTATGAACTTGTGCAACACAACATGCATCTATGTTTGTATGTATTAtacttgtattaaaatttagtcAAATTTATCTGATTTTTGCATTATATGTTtgattttgtatgtttttgtttacattatatCATACATACCATGCAACTATGcttgtatatttatgtaaactttaaaaattgatGTTAATTTGTCTAAATTCAAAGTTATGTCtaatttttggtattttataatttggtaTGATTATtctattagttttttttcctaatttctATGCTTgcattaaatacaaatttttatatatttgtaaaaaacttCAAGATTTTTTGatgtttgttttcaaattcattcattgttcCCCCTCAATgctcattatgacatcacattaCTCAGCATTCTACATTCTGTGATGGAATTCAACCTACGAGGAGTAAAACCACTGACTCGGTTATTTGACACGACGGGGCTAAAATGCTTCACGGATGAATTAACATCGACGAAATGTAAATTACCCGACCGCGACCACATCGATCTCGCTGTGTCAAGTGAAAGGAAACAAGTaagattatgatgtcataatgtaatagtttttaaactttttcgtTGCAGTgtagtgggggaagatgggacacccatttattctattttctcgtcccatttggtagtaaacaaagaacattcaaagaattataaaaccatatcctcacgactcccatagaccgttgttaattgttttgaaaaaaacatcaggatatttcgatattatgtgctaaaggtgtcccatcttaccccaaagtactcTTCCTCTATGTTGAAAGGTAAATGTGTTTCCATTTATTTTAGTTCCTGACGAAACTAGTGACGGCATCAGTTGCTTCTCACGTGGATTCAAACAAACCGATAAGCGAGATGAAACGCTGGGTTGAAACGTCGTTACAAATGGCATCCGAGTTTCAACTGGATAGAAATATGGTGAAGACTgtgtattttgaatatttgatatttaccatgtaaatatattttaatgcaattACCATATACGTATGCTGTTGTAACCAGGCAAATTATAAGTTTCATATGAGCCTCTCCTGGCAACTGAGTGCtttgtaataattaaaaaatgttgaattgCCAGAACAGCTCTATTAGACTAAACACCTAACTTGGCCACAGCATATATGGTATTGCAGACAAGCATATTATTGATTAAGAACCTCTGCTAATTATTGCTTTGTAATTAATGAGGCCTTGATTtaattgcaaaataataaattaaaataggaTATATGTATGTACTAGCATATGTATGGTGAATACTTATGTGTATTGAAATCATTGAAATTgaaattatgaaataaattatcTGGATGTCATTTCTCTATAATTATATTCTTCAGATCCAACTGCATTACGTGAATGAGTTATTTCGATATGGTCTTGATGAAGATGGTTATGAGGTTAGtgtgttatattattatgtcTCGCGGCACAATGGTTATCACCCATACCTCTAGTTAAATGGATAGCcctgtatattatattttataacctcGCCTAGCATTTGGTGACATAGTTGTCATATCTATTGCAATTTggcatttttataaaaagactttataatatgaaaaacaatacgacattctattctatatgcgGCGTGTcatggggcctgggatttatgccagagttgctTTATCACCTTACTTACATGCTCTTTAACACCCCAGGCATCACACACCGTATCAGACGTTGACGTACTTGGATCTACCCTCATATTAATAGTTGGTCAGCGATTATCCTTCTTCCTCCTTAACACAAGTCCCGATGATGGCGTCATCCTGCTATCACAGATGCCTCCAACCGTTAGTACGTGGATCAGATCTCAGGTGGGCTGGGGTGtgatatattctatatggatgaggtcctatgGCATGACATATCTcaggacctggggtttaggccagagttggcccattaccccaacattgtatatacacattatattctatatgggtgaggtcctacagtgaggcatgccataagacctgggatttaagccagagttggcccattaccccaacattgtatatgcacattctattctatatgggtgaggtcctacagtaatgcatgccatgggactttATTCCCACCCAGGTTGCTACTGCAAAAATTCTTGgctttaaatttacattcaaaCTCATTTTTCCACCATTATTTTGTTCCAGGATCATAGCCAGCTAGCGAAGGCAGACGTCAGTATTGATATGACCCACGAACTTGCACAGAAGGTTGCTTACATGTTACCTGAACAACATTCACAATATTCCATGGGATTATATTTACTTGAAGCAGCTTCTGCTATCAAGAACTCATAATTACTAAATGGTCCTATATTGGTCTACAATTTCTATTTCCACCTATTTAAACTTTCCTgttatttctttctttattGATTTGTGTTAAATGCCTTTCATTTGCTTGAATGAATTAAATTAGCAATATCTTGAATTCATACCTGTTAAGTTATACCAAGTGTTTTACAATTGCCTTTATGTGTCGGATTTATCTAAATTGATaagaatatttagttttttctttCGAATTGGACGTTAGAACGTTTGAAaacgttatatttttttataatgtactAAAAGTGGCGAATTGTgttgttaaaatgcaaaaaatggtCAGTttgaatacaaacataacaaccCATATATATAAGACATAATTGTCTTTAATTTTCAAACGTTTCGATTTAAAAGAAACCATCTTCAGTGATATTGGAAGTTAAAAATGGTTTCAGTTTTTTAACCGAAACGTTTGAAAATGAGGACAATTGTGTCATATATACATAtcggttg
This window harbors:
- the LOC100186231 gene encoding rab3 GTPase-activating protein non-catalytic subunit, whose amino-acid sequence is MSSCTLHHLIGIQNLNEIHQFLFQEENDDTNAPEEVTWDEGWSDNWEDVNQPDSNEGANEETSYRNSWIQDCSVSISPTTTFMAIAYQDKAVFLEAKSDPTGFKSSSSFVVSSKGVLQEEPGEIVTDILCLPLVSLKRSSHGSTDWTCVVVGFSTGYVRMYTETGSLIISQLLHEIPVVQLNCRTYEGNKTSHNNSAEVGDELTILYNDTLIVIDGFSLFQTLRACRNQVALAAASGMTSIDPPPLSYKKWILRGLGPIKSHVSPGTIVLNPFDQMHTASILGGFNATVSTNLPTMSQYVTVGTSPFVGFSYALDGTSQPLLSHVALAVASKLKSALFNAASGWLSWGKGAKPSEDQSKQKPKVELGTPLDIRSGLPDLRRQGHSIVLAPSAWLGATTDSFGRVMLLDLNKGYALRIWKGYRDAQIAFVRSHDDTQKHRHSSSPPRSALFLVIYAPRRGLLEIWSCINGPRVGAFNISKNARLLCPGYKMFGMNNSSTTHTPSMLECCVLGTDGEVQVITVPFHLALSDPGSHKARDIHLLKKVGQLLHKKKTESTEIVKLLLEMRLPSFQQQGVVKLMQNKSIEINVLKSCLEQVLERTKQSVKRDDQNFVEFLQFHSHVVNLYEQMNKLNNSASYEKSHEPKAAEGLVELLNISKSEADNAIQLQDDYLNSGCLPSVLFKEDHSVRISEFISCVSIDVDVPSMSKLPLDDEAKLHIFGKFIFHSSLFGNVSPHEVLQTIDNNIQFAKKDLLRALFVYWQENERLALDDISETSSKLLTFVKLLSRHEHNADSSCDSSSSWWAWIRTEVCVPSMKPFAAYLVSLVCRSVAIAFKATNEKGEAKDAVITEGEPPTYEESCHGTKEATMNMEWETLWVDLEHWNLVVTQLEDCVAVNTCIGMAKKLSLPEEAVNVSVHDLLNNGPGFISELVARVVSSCNLHPNVVDGGIQEGRADIEGNLIDFLHTKLQRRFPVSLSSNTLHAHCCWEDVVAWNKDPEVISLLSRSVAHIEKIKCDPHVQHGLALLAWHTFVGKKFLALAKLIDKVGKSPKDRLCRKDVGISDSSMSDFCRCCNLLLQTISDVDPDQFPHPGHPEENDPVNPDESRSGDNLMYEDAWRDAVGKQSIVEMSREQLTANYELVQHNMHLCFILHSVMEFNLRGVKPLTRLFDTTGLKCFTDELTSTKCKLPDRDHIDLAVSSERKQFLTKLVTASVASHVDSNKPISEMKRWVETSLQMASEFQLDRNMIQLHYVNELFRYGLDEDGYEASHTVSDVDVLGSTLILIVGQRLSFFLLNTSPDDGVILLSQMPPTVSTWIRSQDHSQLAKADVSIDMTHELAQKVAYMLPEQHSQYSMGLYLLEAASAIKNS